The DNA segment ACACCTCAAACTCTCAAAGACATATAACATATCACCAAACTGAAAACATACCAAACAAGCAATCCAAACAAATCAAAAGTAGTAGTACTCAAATTTGATAACATATCAGTGTAAATTTCACTACATCAAAATCCAATCCACCACTGCATCTTTGACTCTTGAGATGCTTGCTGATAGAAAAGGTCAAACACTTTCACTAATATATCCAAGTCCGGCATTGACTAGCACAGTAAGAATCCTCTTCAATCACACGTTACCAAAATCAAACCCTAAGGCTTGTAATTAATTCTACAAATACATCTCACCCACGGAAATTATCCCCATTTCTACCCACATATAAAGCACCTAACACAATCAACCCTAAAATTACCAACAACCAACCGAATTCTAGATCTATCTacatcataaaccctaaaaccacaaataaaaaaaaaagattaaaaagtaCCGATTGGAGATCAATGGTGGGCGGCGGCGGAACCGTGTGCCTTAGCGAGGCGCTCGTGCTCGAGGTGCTCGTAATGGCGGCGCTCCTCGGGAAGATTAACGAGGTAGGACAAAACCATGCCGCCGAAGCAAACATGGTAGAGTGGATCAGGAGAACTGGTTTCGATGTACTTGGTGTAGTAGTTATCCAATCCGCGGTTAAAGGAGTTCTTGATGTAATCGAGAGATAACTTGGGCTTGATGTAGTTGGGAAGCTCCTTCACCTTCAAACCCCTGATCTCGTTGACGAAGTTCCTCAGCGCCATTTGGGatcctcaaaaaccctagaaaattggGGGAGATTGAGAATAAAATGCTGATTCTTGATAATACTATTCTTCAAAACCAGAGAAtccaaaaacagaaaatgaagcAAAGAATCCAAACTCACCAACCATGGAAGAATGAAAAGGGCTTTTACTTTGGGCTTCATCATGTCTCAATTCTCAAATCATATAAGGGATCTTCAACCAACTAGCCCAAAAGCCCGTGTACAACTACAACCACTCATTTCTAGTCATAAAATGACCCCAAAAAAAATCTAGtcataaaatatttgaatattgataattttaaataaaaaatgtaaattaactaaatatatatatatataaattgttaGAAATGATAGTTTATTATAGTAGAAAAATTAAACATTTTGtattatctcatttttttaattttatcatttttttaatagcaAAAATAGAATATGTATACACAAGATTAAAACGAAAGTAATGCATGtaacatttatttaaaaaaaaaatccatacATACTAAATATCTtgagtaaattttttatttgttttgtttttctcccGAGTATTATGAAATGTGAATGTAAGAAGTAtacataaaagataaaaaaaaaatgtacatACAACACATTAgaaattttttcaaacaaaatttttgtattctCTCTTTATCTGTTGACATAATATTTGTTCATTTGTTGTATtacttttctaatttttttcatagaTCTCAATATATAGTATAAATAagtagtatattttttttataaacaacgAGGGAGCTTAATCTctaagaaaagaaatatttttattgttagaaagtaaatattttcaaaaggaAATGTTAAAaaactaacatttttttataataaaaaagaaaatatttgggGTTTCTCCGATTTCTACGTTCCTTCAATTCACAGGTTCTCTCTCTGACGTTTAGCTTCTCATCCGGAAAAACCACCACAGTTACCACCAGCACTGAGCGCCACCATGGAAGGTGGCGGAGCAACGCTATCGGATGTTTACCAAAGCGCGAAGAAGCTCCTCCTGAAGACGCGTGACGGCGTGGAACGCCTCGAGCGCCTCGACTACTCCGCCTCCTCCgatctctccctctccctctccaaTGACATCTCTCAGATCCAATCCCTATGCGTCCAGATGGATCGATTCTGGCGCTCCATCGCCGCCAAATCTCAGCGAGATCTCTG comes from the Arachis duranensis cultivar V14167 chromosome 7, aradu.V14167.gnm2.J7QH, whole genome shotgun sequence genome and includes:
- the LOC107496550 gene encoding uncharacterized protein LOC107496550; this translates as MALRNFVNEIRGLKVKELPNYIKPKLSLDYIKNSFNRGLDNYYTKYIETSSPDPLYHVCFGGMVLSYLVNLPEERRHYEHLEHERLAKAHGSAAAHH